One part of the Streptomyces sp. NBC_01381 genome encodes these proteins:
- a CDS encoding helix-turn-helix transcriptional regulator yields the protein MGGEGPQPVEPAGELIGRGPELDMMRRFVDGVATFGGALLLSGEAGVGKTVLLDAAASYARGAGLRVVRAAGVEFESTVSFAGLHQILHPLLPGLGQLTGPYRGALSVALGLDDGPAPDQLLVSNAALALLVQAAAERPLLMIVDDLPWLDRASAVVLGFLARRLDAGRVGLLGAYRSEEGSFFERGGVPVHPVQPLDTSAATELIQGHFPSLAPRVRDRLLAEAQGNPLALLELPIALSGTQRSGSGVPDVLQLSRRLQAVFASRVEALPARTRLLLLYAVLDGTGDLSVLASAGAGRMSVADLAYAERAGLVRVYDRTGRLAFRHPLTRSAVVDLSTSDQRRTVHRALAEHRADRSERRAWHLAQATVEPTEEVARLLEQVAHDIVRRGDAAGAVAALLRAADLSPRGHDRSRRIAEAAYLGADLTGDLRDVPRLLEEARKADGGRAGPLVAAVAAAHHILLSGEGDLDTAHRLLAGAIEMQHQPYDATDTTMVEALYTLAWVCHGSHRAALWKPLHQALGLLKPEVPDRLALILGTVADPARTTPTALGRLDEAIASLDQEADPVRVIRIAMASLYVDRLAGCRTALRRVLRDGRDTESVTLELQGLVFLGRDCFAAGQWDELETRADHGRRLGEAHSYRLLSTDFLYQRALVAAARGDDSATRALTDEITSWAAPRHVGFFLSCASHAKALGALGHGRFEDAYRHASAVSRAGELAPHVPTALFLIMDLVEAAVRTGRSVEAAAHVAAAHEASVAAISPRLALAVKASAAIAADGLRAVELFEEALAIPAADRWPFELARVHLTYGERLRRARSTKKARVHLGAALDTFERLGAAPWAARARNELRATGLSLGHGTRTGPASLTPQQREIALLAAAGLTNKQIGERLFLSPRTVSTHLHQLFPKLGVTSRAALRDALGNVPQEPPI from the coding sequence ATGGGCGGCGAGGGTCCTCAACCGGTGGAGCCGGCAGGTGAGTTGATCGGGCGTGGCCCGGAACTCGACATGATGCGGCGGTTCGTCGACGGGGTCGCCACGTTCGGGGGCGCACTCCTGTTGTCCGGGGAAGCCGGTGTCGGCAAGACGGTTCTGCTGGACGCCGCGGCCTCGTATGCCCGCGGCGCCGGCCTGCGGGTGGTGCGGGCCGCCGGTGTGGAGTTCGAGAGCACGGTCAGCTTCGCGGGGCTCCACCAGATTCTTCACCCGCTGCTGCCCGGGCTCGGGCAGCTGACCGGGCCGTACCGCGGGGCGCTGAGCGTCGCGCTGGGCCTGGACGACGGTCCTGCGCCTGATCAACTCCTTGTGTCGAACGCGGCGTTGGCTCTGCTCGTCCAGGCAGCGGCAGAGCGCCCGTTGCTGATGATCGTCGACGATCTGCCGTGGCTCGACCGTGCCAGCGCGGTGGTCCTCGGCTTCCTCGCCCGCCGCCTCGATGCCGGCCGGGTCGGCCTTCTCGGCGCGTACCGTTCGGAAGAGGGCAGCTTCTTTGAACGCGGTGGAGTGCCCGTCCACCCCGTACAGCCCCTCGACACGAGCGCGGCGACAGAGCTGATTCAAGGCCACTTCCCGTCGCTGGCACCCCGCGTACGCGACCGGCTGCTCGCGGAAGCGCAGGGCAACCCCCTGGCCCTGCTGGAACTGCCCATCGCGCTCAGCGGCACGCAACGCTCCGGATCCGGAGTGCCCGACGTACTGCAGCTGAGCCGTCGTCTCCAGGCCGTTTTCGCCTCCCGTGTCGAGGCCCTGCCCGCCCGAACCCGGCTGCTTCTGCTGTACGCGGTCCTCGACGGCACCGGCGACCTCAGTGTCCTGGCGTCTGCCGGGGCCGGGCGGATGAGCGTGGCGGATCTGGCGTACGCGGAGCGGGCGGGCCTGGTGCGGGTATACGACCGGACCGGCCGCTTGGCGTTCCGTCATCCGCTGACCCGCTCGGCCGTCGTGGATCTTTCGACGAGCGACCAGCGCCGCACGGTGCACCGGGCACTGGCCGAGCACCGGGCCGATCGGTCCGAACGACGCGCCTGGCACCTCGCGCAGGCCACGGTCGAGCCCACCGAGGAAGTCGCGCGGCTGCTCGAACAGGTGGCACACGACATCGTGCGGCGCGGCGACGCGGCCGGCGCCGTCGCCGCACTGCTGCGCGCGGCGGACCTCAGTCCGCGCGGCCACGACCGCAGCCGCCGGATCGCCGAAGCGGCCTACCTCGGCGCGGATCTGACGGGCGATCTGCGCGATGTGCCCCGACTCCTCGAAGAGGCCCGCAAGGCCGACGGCGGACGGGCCGGGCCGCTGGTCGCTGCGGTCGCCGCCGCACACCACATCCTCCTCAGCGGTGAGGGTGACCTCGACACGGCCCACCGTCTCCTGGCCGGCGCGATCGAGATGCAGCACCAGCCGTACGACGCGACGGACACCACCATGGTCGAGGCGCTCTACACCCTCGCCTGGGTGTGCCACGGCAGTCACCGTGCCGCACTGTGGAAGCCCCTGCACCAGGCGCTCGGCCTGCTGAAACCGGAGGTCCCGGACCGGCTGGCCCTGATCCTCGGCACCGTCGCCGACCCGGCCCGGACGACACCGACCGCACTCGGCAGGCTGGATGAGGCCATCGCCTCCCTCGACCAGGAGGCCGACCCGGTCCGCGTCATCCGGATCGCCATGGCATCCCTCTACGTCGACCGGCTCGCCGGGTGCAGGACGGCGCTGCGGCGCGTGCTGCGTGACGGGCGGGACACCGAATCGGTCACCCTGGAACTCCAAGGACTTGTCTTCCTCGGCAGGGACTGTTTCGCGGCAGGCCAGTGGGACGAGCTGGAGACGCGGGCAGACCACGGCCGGCGTCTCGGCGAAGCCCACAGCTACCGGCTCCTCTCGACGGACTTCCTGTACCAACGGGCCCTGGTCGCCGCGGCACGCGGCGACGACAGCGCCACGAGAGCCCTGACGGACGAGATCACCTCGTGGGCCGCGCCCCGCCACGTCGGGTTCTTCCTGTCCTGCGCCTCGCACGCGAAGGCACTTGGCGCGCTCGGCCACGGCCGGTTCGAGGACGCCTACCGGCACGCGTCCGCGGTCAGCCGCGCGGGAGAACTCGCCCCACACGTCCCCACGGCCCTGTTCCTGATCATGGACCTCGTCGAGGCCGCGGTCCGGACAGGACGGAGCGTGGAGGCGGCCGCGCACGTCGCGGCGGCGCACGAAGCCAGCGTCGCCGCGATCTCGCCCCGGCTCGCCCTGGCCGTGAAGGCATCCGCAGCGATCGCCGCGGACGGTCTCCGCGCGGTCGAGCTCTTCGAAGAGGCACTCGCCATACCCGCCGCCGACCGCTGGCCGTTCGAACTGGCCCGGGTCCACCTCACGTACGGCGAACGCCTCCGACGGGCAAGGTCCACCAAGAAGGCACGCGTACACCTTGGGGCCGCGCTCGACACCTTCGAGCGGCTCGGCGCCGCCCCGTGGGCAGCCCGGGCGCGCAACGAACTGCGGGCCACCGGGCTTTCCCTGGGGCACGGCACAAGAACCGGACCCGCCTCGCTCACCCCACAGCAACGGGAGATCGCCCTGCTCGCGGCCGCCGGCCTCACCAACAAGCAGATCGGCGAGCGGCTCTTCCTCTCCCCGCGCACGGTCTCCACCCACCTGCACCAGCTCTTCCCCAAGCTGGGTGTGACCTCCCGGGCGGCGCTGCGTGACGCGTTGGGAAACGTGCCTCAGGAACCGCCGATCTGA
- a CDS encoding alpha/beta fold hydrolase encodes MSASPEPRNVVLVHGGFVDGSGWQAVHDSLTRDGYDVSVVQNPTLSLEGDVAAVRLVLDAQEGPVVLVGHSYGGAVISQAGNHPKVAALVYIAAFAPDKGESVSTLIADPPPGAAVPPILPPRDGFLFLDRAKFADAFAGDLPAEQAAFLADAQVPWGVDALSGAVVEPAWRVKPSWYLVATEDRMIPPPAQRAMSERTGSQVVEVAASHAVYLSQPAAVAALIRQAAGN; translated from the coding sequence ATGAGCGCGAGTCCGGAACCGAGGAACGTCGTTCTCGTCCACGGAGGCTTCGTGGACGGATCAGGCTGGCAGGCGGTGCACGACAGCCTCACACGGGACGGGTACGACGTCAGCGTCGTCCAGAACCCGACACTGTCCCTCGAAGGGGACGTCGCCGCGGTGCGTCTGGTCCTCGACGCCCAGGAGGGGCCGGTCGTCCTGGTCGGTCATTCCTACGGCGGCGCCGTGATCTCCCAGGCGGGCAACCACCCGAAGGTGGCGGCGCTGGTGTACATCGCGGCGTTCGCGCCGGACAAGGGCGAGTCGGTGAGCACACTCATCGCCGACCCTCCGCCGGGTGCCGCCGTCCCGCCCATCCTGCCGCCCAGGGACGGCTTCCTGTTCCTGGACCGCGCGAAGTTCGCGGATGCCTTCGCCGGTGACCTGCCTGCCGAGCAGGCGGCGTTCCTGGCCGACGCCCAGGTTCCGTGGGGAGTCGACGCGCTGTCCGGAGCCGTGGTGGAGCCGGCCTGGCGGGTGAAGCCGAGCTGGTATCTCGTGGCGACCGAAGACCGTATGATCCCGCCGCCCGCGCAGCGTGCGATGTCCGAGCGGACGGGCTCCCAGGTCGTCGAGGTCGCCGCAAGCCACGCCGTCTATCTCTCGCAGCCCGCCGCGGTGGCCGCCTTGATCAGGCAGGCAGCCGGCAACTGA
- a CDS encoding tetratricopeptide repeat protein gives MDGPQRATKADPQNELAARLRLLQELSGLGVRALARDTDLSSSSLSRYLSGQTVPPWPAVIALCRLVKRDPRPLRPLWERASNPLPAPPKSSRQGRPRPRNDLPRDVPDFTGREAQLATVLAAVDSHRVVAIDGMAGVGKTCLAMHAAHRLAADFPDAQLYVDLHGFTEGREPLDPDSALRMLLGALDVPSEKVPREGVEQLAACWRSELADRRVVVVIDNAADADQVRPLLPGAGTSVALITSRNRLIGLDEVPPVSLDVLSPQESAELLARASGDPSGPDGRLGRDPEAAAEVLRLCGHLPLALRLAAARLRHRPGWTVGILVERMAEGASEFDTAFAMSVRQLDRSQARLFRLLGLLPGGSFDAYLAAALADVPLHSARAMLEDLVDAHLVQESTAGRYRLHDLVHQHARRAGAEQDSPAERERALGRFLDYYVHAAAAADAAMPFLSPGRPASAGQTPAALPRFTDKNAAFAWLVAEYENLVAAFETAAAVGADAHVCELPRFLRAYFARRCGTTHLNVLFERSLAAAERLGDPLQLADAHSDLGFARYNAGRMTEAAAAYEAAQPRLSQAGDSASEAELAMRRGYLKWDEGHVEEPLELFKQAGKLYEQAGCPAGEAQAAASEAWAMLQLGHREEAAQRAREVLGMPHTDPAWPPALTARITLGVAIAHEEPDEAAEHLRQALALAREDGHLHNEAWCLNCLGVALRRMGRYEEALASHREAFALLDELFEEHWKVRFLNGYAETCRLAGLPDEALRLHRQALELAPVLGYGHEAALAHEGIATVLDETDPAAAAEHRAAAQAVPVPVPVPRETTTP, from the coding sequence ATGGATGGTCCACAGCGGGCGACGAAGGCAGACCCACAGAACGAGCTGGCCGCCCGGCTGCGGCTGCTCCAGGAACTGTCCGGGCTCGGCGTACGAGCCCTTGCACGGGACACCGACCTCAGCTCGTCGTCCCTTTCGCGCTACCTCAGCGGCCAGACCGTCCCGCCCTGGCCCGCGGTGATCGCGCTGTGCCGGCTCGTCAAGCGCGACCCCCGTCCCCTGCGCCCCCTGTGGGAGCGGGCATCCAACCCCCTCCCCGCTCCCCCGAAGTCCAGCCGCCAGGGCCGGCCGAGGCCCCGCAACGATCTGCCGCGCGACGTGCCCGACTTCACCGGCCGCGAGGCCCAACTCGCCACCGTGCTCGCCGCGGTGGACAGCCACCGGGTCGTCGCGATCGACGGCATGGCCGGTGTCGGCAAGACCTGTCTGGCGATGCACGCCGCGCACCGGCTCGCCGCCGACTTCCCGGACGCCCAGCTCTATGTGGACCTGCACGGCTTCACCGAGGGCCGCGAGCCGCTCGATCCCGACTCCGCGCTGCGGATGCTGCTCGGCGCGCTCGACGTCCCGTCCGAGAAGGTCCCGCGGGAGGGCGTCGAACAGCTCGCCGCCTGCTGGCGCTCCGAGCTGGCCGACCGGCGGGTCGTCGTGGTCATCGACAACGCGGCCGATGCCGACCAGGTCCGCCCGCTGCTGCCCGGCGCCGGTACGTCCGTCGCCCTGATCACCAGCCGCAACCGGCTCATCGGCCTCGACGAGGTGCCCCCGGTCTCCCTTGACGTGCTGAGCCCGCAGGAGAGCGCCGAGCTCCTCGCCCGTGCCAGCGGCGACCCGAGCGGTCCCGACGGACGGCTCGGCCGCGACCCGGAGGCCGCCGCCGAGGTGCTGCGGCTGTGCGGTCATCTGCCGCTCGCCCTGCGCCTCGCCGCGGCCCGGCTGCGGCACCGGCCGGGCTGGACGGTGGGCATCCTCGTCGAGCGGATGGCCGAGGGCGCGAGCGAGTTCGACACCGCGTTCGCCATGTCCGTACGGCAGTTGGACCGCTCCCAGGCCCGCCTGTTCCGTCTCCTCGGCCTGCTGCCCGGGGGTTCCTTCGACGCGTACCTGGCGGCGGCGCTCGCGGACGTGCCGCTGCACAGCGCGCGGGCGATGCTCGAGGACCTGGTCGACGCGCACCTCGTACAGGAGTCGACGGCCGGCCGCTACCGGCTGCACGACCTGGTGCACCAGCACGCGCGGCGGGCCGGCGCGGAGCAGGACTCACCGGCCGAGCGGGAGCGGGCCCTTGGCCGCTTCCTCGACTACTACGTGCACGCGGCGGCCGCCGCCGACGCCGCGATGCCGTTCCTCTCCCCCGGCCGACCGGCCTCCGCGGGGCAAACCCCGGCCGCGCTGCCGCGCTTCACGGACAAGAACGCGGCGTTCGCCTGGCTCGTCGCGGAGTACGAGAACTTGGTGGCCGCCTTCGAGACGGCCGCCGCCGTCGGGGCCGACGCACACGTCTGCGAGCTGCCGCGCTTCCTGCGGGCGTACTTCGCGCGGCGCTGCGGCACCACGCATCTCAACGTGCTCTTCGAACGGTCACTCGCCGCCGCCGAGCGCCTGGGAGATCCGCTCCAACTGGCCGACGCACACAGCGACTTGGGCTTCGCGCGCTACAACGCGGGCCGGATGACGGAGGCCGCCGCCGCGTACGAGGCGGCACAGCCGCGGCTCTCCCAGGCAGGGGACTCGGCGTCGGAGGCCGAACTGGCCATGCGGCGCGGCTATTTGAAGTGGGACGAAGGGCATGTGGAGGAGCCGCTCGAACTCTTCAAGCAGGCAGGGAAGTTGTACGAGCAGGCCGGCTGCCCGGCGGGCGAGGCCCAGGCGGCCGCGTCGGAGGCCTGGGCGATGCTGCAGCTGGGACATCGCGAGGAGGCGGCACAGCGGGCCAGGGAGGTGCTCGGCATGCCCCACACCGACCCCGCGTGGCCGCCCGCGCTGACGGCTCGGATCACCCTCGGCGTGGCCATCGCCCACGAGGAGCCGGACGAGGCGGCGGAGCACCTGCGTCAGGCGCTGGCGCTGGCACGCGAGGACGGGCACCTGCACAACGAGGCGTGGTGCCTCAACTGCCTGGGTGTGGCACTGCGGCGGATGGGCCGCTACGAGGAGGCGCTGGCCAGCCACCGGGAAGCGTTCGCGCTCCTTGACGAGCTGTTCGAGGAGCACTGGAAGGTCCGCTTCCTGAACGGCTACGCCGAGACCTGCCGCCTCGCGGGCCTCCCGGACGAGGCCCTGCGCCTGCACCGGCAGGCGCTGGAGCTCGCCCCGGTCCTTGGCTACGGCCACGAGGCAGCGCTGGCCCACGAGGGCATCGCGACCGTGCTCGACGAGACGGATCCGGCGGCGGCCGCGGAGCACCGCGCGGCCGCCCAGGCGGTACCGGTGCCGGTGCCGGTCCCTCGGGAGACGACAACCCCCTGA
- a CDS encoding carboxymuconolactone decarboxylase family protein, whose amino-acid sequence MQSRMKNPAVVLPDAMQPIQTLFKAVHSAGVDGQTLELVHLRVSQINGCSACVDGGAKTARKAGVSDERLATVAAWREAPYFTEPERAALALAESATRLADRPDAVNDEVWDAAATHFDEQQLAALVLMIGVTNLFNRLNAATRQIAGAWG is encoded by the coding sequence ATGCAGTCCCGTATGAAGAACCCCGCCGTCGTCCTGCCCGACGCGATGCAGCCCATCCAGACGCTCTTCAAGGCCGTGCACTCCGCAGGGGTGGACGGACAGACCCTGGAGCTGGTGCACCTGCGGGTCAGCCAGATCAACGGCTGCAGCGCCTGCGTCGACGGCGGCGCGAAGACGGCCCGCAAGGCCGGGGTGAGCGACGAGCGCCTCGCCACGGTCGCCGCCTGGCGCGAGGCTCCCTACTTCACCGAGCCGGAGCGGGCCGCGCTCGCGCTTGCCGAGTCCGCGACGCGGCTCGCCGACCGTCCCGACGCGGTGAACGACGAGGTGTGGGACGCGGCCGCCACGCACTTCGACGAGCAGCAGCTGGCGGCGCTGGTCCTCATGATCGGCGTGACCAACCTCTTCAACCGGCTCAACGCCGCGACCCGCCAGATCGCCGGCGCGTGGGGCTGA
- a CDS encoding iron chaperone, with product MKSTQSPATGTTATAEKFDGFTDEERGAMKARAQELKASARRASRADKAAEDEAAVLAKIAEMQESDRIMAERIHAVIRTAVPDLAPKLWYGMPAYAKDGKVVCFFQSAQKFNARYATFGFSDRANLDDGTMWPASFALKQLTAEDEARIGALVKRAVS from the coding sequence ATGAAGTCCACCCAGAGCCCCGCCACCGGCACCACCGCGACCGCCGAGAAGTTCGACGGATTCACGGATGAGGAACGCGGCGCGATGAAGGCCCGCGCCCAGGAACTGAAGGCGTCGGCGCGCCGCGCATCACGCGCCGACAAGGCGGCGGAGGACGAAGCCGCCGTGCTCGCGAAGATCGCCGAGATGCAGGAGTCGGACCGGATCATGGCCGAACGCATCCACGCCGTGATCAGGACGGCCGTGCCGGACCTGGCACCGAAGCTCTGGTACGGGATGCCCGCCTACGCCAAGGACGGCAAGGTCGTCTGCTTCTTCCAGAGCGCGCAGAAGTTCAACGCGAGGTACGCGACGTTCGGCTTCAGCGACAGGGCGAACCTCGACGACGGCACCATGTGGCCGGCCTCCTTCGCACTGAAGCAGCTGACGGCCGAGGACGAGGCGAGGATCGGGGCGCTCGTGAAGAGGGCGGTGAGCTGA
- a CDS encoding NUDIX hydrolase, which yields MSFRLAAYAVCIEDGRVLLAHHVPPQGETNWTLPGGRVEHAEDPFDAVIREVAEETGCDAVVERLLGVDSRVIPAAAARAGVEHQNVGIFYEVRITGGRLRPEPNGETAESVWTPIPEVALLRRSSLVDIGLALAQTTPVTGHVASVPVGGLIQH from the coding sequence ATGAGCTTCCGGCTGGCGGCGTACGCCGTGTGCATCGAGGACGGGCGGGTGCTGCTCGCCCACCACGTTCCACCGCAGGGCGAAACCAATTGGACGCTCCCGGGCGGAAGGGTCGAGCACGCGGAGGATCCGTTCGACGCCGTGATCCGGGAGGTCGCCGAGGAGACCGGCTGTGACGCGGTGGTCGAACGCCTGCTGGGCGTGGACTCAAGGGTGATCCCGGCGGCCGCCGCGCGTGCGGGAGTCGAGCACCAGAACGTCGGTATCTTCTACGAGGTCCGCATCACCGGCGGCCGACTCCGGCCCGAGCCCAACGGCGAAACCGCCGAGTCGGTGTGGACCCCGATCCCCGAGGTCGCTCTCCTGCGCCGGTCATCGCTGGTCGACATCGGCCTCGCCCTGGCGCAGACCACTCCGGTGACCGGCCACGTCGCTTCCGTCCCGGTCGGTGGCCTGATCCAGCACTGA
- a CDS encoding MarR family winged helix-turn-helix transcriptional regulator, producing the protein MTGSPRTDTARLMELLSLSLGAYYGDFTLAAASENLTASQGKALTVLRRGPAAMRSLADTLTCDASNMTGIIDRLEKRGLVRREPSPSDRRVKNVVLTTEGERATDAIRAKMQATQEGLDRLTTQERETLHTLLERVFLAQPAI; encoded by the coding sequence ATGACAGGCTCTCCCCGCACCGACACGGCCCGGCTCATGGAGCTGCTCTCGCTGTCGCTCGGCGCCTACTACGGCGACTTCACGCTCGCGGCGGCGAGCGAAAACCTCACGGCCAGCCAGGGCAAGGCACTGACCGTCCTGCGCCGCGGCCCCGCGGCCATGCGCTCCCTGGCCGACACCCTCACCTGCGACGCGTCGAACATGACCGGCATCATCGACCGCCTGGAGAAGCGCGGCCTGGTCCGCCGGGAGCCAAGCCCCTCCGACCGACGCGTCAAGAACGTCGTCCTCACCACGGAGGGCGAGCGCGCCACGGACGCGATCCGCGCCAAGATGCAGGCGACGCAGGAGGGCCTGGACCGCCTCACCACCCAGGAGCGCGAAACCCTCCACACCCTGCTGGAGCGAGTCTTCCTCGCGCAGCCCGCCATCTGA
- a CDS encoding NADH:flavin oxidoreductase produces the protein MTVTTSSASRAAEILSRPVALNGLTVPNRIAMAPMTRMFSPGGVPGEDVRSYYARRAAAGVGLIVTEGTYVGHDSAGQSDRVPRFHGEEQLAGWAKVADDVHAAGGTIVPQLWHIGMVRKQGEAPYPDAPAVGPSGIRVDGTEGTGKAMTRSDLDDVIGAFAEAAADAERIGFDGVELHGAHGYLLDQFLWEGTNRRTDAYGGDAVARTKFAAEIVAAVRAAVSPEFPVIFRYSQWKQEAYDARLAETPEELEAILAPLAAAGVDAFHASTRRYWLPEFEDSDLNLAGWTKKLTGRPTITVGSVGLDGDFIRAFAGEGAALGSIDNLLDRMERDEFDMVAVGRALLQDPQWAAKVLGDRTAELKPYDAAALKTLS, from the coding sequence GTGACCGTCACTACGTCCTCGGCCTCCCGCGCGGCCGAGATCCTGTCCCGGCCCGTCGCGCTGAACGGCTTGACCGTCCCGAACCGGATCGCGATGGCGCCGATGACGCGCATGTTCTCCCCGGGCGGCGTTCCGGGCGAGGACGTGCGGTCCTACTACGCCCGTCGCGCCGCCGCGGGCGTGGGCCTGATCGTCACCGAGGGGACGTACGTCGGCCACGACTCGGCCGGACAGAGCGACCGTGTGCCGCGGTTCCACGGCGAGGAGCAGCTCGCGGGTTGGGCGAAGGTCGCCGATGACGTGCACGCGGCGGGCGGCACGATCGTCCCGCAGCTGTGGCACATCGGCATGGTGCGCAAGCAGGGCGAGGCGCCCTACCCCGACGCGCCCGCCGTCGGCCCCTCCGGCATCCGCGTCGACGGAACCGAGGGCACCGGCAAGGCGATGACCCGGAGCGACCTGGACGACGTCATCGGCGCCTTCGCCGAGGCCGCCGCGGACGCCGAGCGCATCGGCTTCGACGGCGTCGAGCTGCACGGCGCCCACGGCTATCTCCTCGACCAGTTCCTGTGGGAGGGGACGAACCGCCGTACCGATGCGTACGGCGGTGACGCCGTGGCCCGTACGAAGTTCGCGGCGGAGATCGTGGCGGCGGTCCGCGCGGCCGTCTCGCCCGAGTTCCCGGTGATCTTCCGCTACTCGCAGTGGAAGCAGGAGGCCTACGACGCGCGCCTCGCCGAGACCCCGGAAGAGCTGGAGGCGATCCTGGCCCCGCTCGCCGCGGCGGGCGTCGACGCCTTCCACGCCTCCACGCGCCGCTACTGGCTCCCGGAGTTCGAAGACTCGGACCTCAACCTGGCGGGCTGGACCAAGAAGCTCACCGGCAGGCCCACCATCACCGTCGGCTCGGTCGGCCTCGACGGTGACTTCATCCGTGCGTTCGCGGGCGAGGGCGCCGCGCTCGGCAGCATCGACAACCTCCTGGACCGCATGGAGCGCGACGAGTTCGACATGGTCGCCGTCGGCCGCGCCCTGCTCCAGGACCCGCAGTGGGCGGCGAAGGTCCTGGGGGACCGGACCGCGGAGCTGAAGCCGTACGACGCGGCGGCGCTGAAGACGCTGAGCTAG
- a CDS encoding NCS2 family permease yields MKPSATGAPHDAYPAPSGPRVPSGPLDRYFRISERGSTYGREIRGGFATFFTMAYILVLNPIILSGAKDKTGAELDPAQLVTATALVAAVMTVIMGIGGNLPLALAAGLGLNAVVAFQLAPLMTWDDAMGLIVLEGIIICVLVLTGLREAVMHAIPQPLKQAISVGIGLFIAFIGFVDAGFVTRIPDAANTTVPVQLGTGNLTGWPMFVFCFGVVLTIVLLARKVRGAILISIVVTTVLALVLNKAADIKTWGLTTPELPDSLVDSPDFGLLGKFDVFGAFGQVSVVTVLLLVFTLILSDFFDTMGTVVGVTAEADLLDEQGQVPGLGRVLLIDGAAAVAGGAASASSATTYIESAAGVGEGARTGFANLFTGGLFAIALFLTPVLTIVPMQAAAPALVAVGFLMMTQVKHIDWDRYDIAIPAFLTIAVMPFTYSITNGIGAGFLAYVIIKTALGRAREVHWLLWGVSVLFAVYFAIDPIEQLLGVK; encoded by the coding sequence ATGAAACCCAGCGCGACCGGCGCTCCGCACGACGCGTACCCGGCACCCAGCGGACCCCGTGTCCCCAGCGGTCCGCTCGACCGCTACTTCCGCATCAGTGAACGCGGGTCGACCTACGGCCGGGAGATACGCGGTGGATTCGCCACGTTCTTCACGATGGCGTACATCCTGGTGCTCAACCCGATCATCCTGAGCGGCGCCAAGGACAAGACCGGCGCCGAGCTCGACCCGGCCCAGCTGGTCACGGCCACCGCGCTCGTGGCCGCCGTGATGACGGTCATCATGGGCATCGGCGGCAACCTCCCGCTCGCGCTCGCGGCCGGACTCGGTCTCAACGCGGTCGTCGCCTTCCAGCTCGCCCCGTTGATGACGTGGGACGACGCGATGGGCCTGATCGTCCTCGAAGGCATCATCATCTGCGTGCTGGTCCTGACCGGTCTGCGCGAGGCGGTCATGCATGCCATCCCGCAGCCGCTCAAGCAGGCCATCAGCGTCGGCATCGGCCTGTTCATCGCGTTCATCGGCTTCGTCGACGCCGGGTTCGTCACCCGCATCCCGGATGCCGCGAACACGACCGTGCCGGTGCAGCTCGGCACGGGCAACCTCACCGGCTGGCCGATGTTCGTGTTCTGCTTCGGGGTCGTGCTGACGATCGTGCTGCTCGCCCGCAAGGTCAGGGGCGCGATCCTCATCAGCATCGTCGTGACGACCGTCCTCGCCCTGGTCCTGAACAAGGCGGCGGACATCAAGACGTGGGGCCTGACCACGCCCGAGCTGCCGGACTCCCTCGTGGACAGCCCCGACTTCGGGCTGCTCGGCAAGTTCGACGTGTTCGGCGCCTTCGGTCAGGTCAGCGTCGTCACCGTACTGCTGCTCGTCTTCACGCTCATCCTGTCCGACTTCTTCGACACCATGGGCACGGTCGTCGGTGTCACGGCGGAGGCGGACCTGCTCGACGAGCAGGGCCAGGTGCCGGGTCTGGGCCGGGTGCTGCTCATCGACGGCGCGGCGGCGGTGGCGGGCGGTGCCGCGTCGGCCTCCTCCGCGACCACGTACATCGAATCGGCGGCGGGTGTCGGCGAAGGCGCCCGCACCGGCTTCGCCAACCTTTTCACCGGCGGCCTGTTCGCCATCGCCCTCTTCCTCACCCCGGTGCTGACCATCGTGCCCATGCAGGCGGCGGCACCCGCGCTCGTCGCCGTCGGCTTCCTGATGATGACGCAGGTCAAGCACATCGACTGGGACCGCTACGACATCGCGATCCCGGCGTTCCTGACCATCGCCGTCATGCCGTTCACCTACTCCATCACCAACGGCATCGGCGCCGGCTTCCTCGCGTACGTCATCATCAAGACGGCGCTCGGCCGGGCCCGCGAGGTGCACTGGCTGCTGTGGGGTGTCTCGGTGCTGTTCGCCGTCTACTTCGCCATCGACCCGATCGAGCAGTTGCTCGGCGTCAAGTGA